A window from Mogibacterium neglectum encodes these proteins:
- a CDS encoding transketolase family protein has translation MSDKIATRAAYGEFLVEKSREREDLIVMDADLSGSTKTKGFAQAYPERFVNCGIAEQDLMAEAAGIALSGHVVCASTFAMFATGRAYEIIRNSIGYTNANVKVCATHAGITVGEDGASHQTFEDIALMREIPGMLVVNPADAVSAKKLLNEVVDTDGPAYVRLGRSGVPVIYDENSDIKVGKANIVREGSDVTIIATGIMVADALEAAEELVIEGIDSRVIDMHTIKPIDETAIINAARENGPIVTAEEHSIIGGLGSAVAEVVVKNKPVKVEMVGQKDTFGESGKPAELREKYGLTKADIVKAVKKVLA, from the coding sequence ATGTCAGATAAGATTGCAACTAGAGCTGCATACGGAGAATTTCTAGTGGAGAAGAGCAGAGAGCGCGAGGATCTTATCGTTATGGATGCAGATCTATCTGGTTCGACCAAGACTAAGGGGTTTGCACAGGCTTATCCTGAGAGATTCGTAAACTGTGGTATCGCCGAACAGGATTTGATGGCTGAGGCAGCTGGAATTGCACTTTCGGGTCACGTTGTGTGTGCTAGTACCTTTGCTATGTTCGCCACAGGTAGAGCCTATGAGATTATAAGAAATTCAATCGGGTATACCAATGCAAATGTAAAGGTGTGCGCAACTCACGCAGGTATTACAGTAGGAGAGGATGGTGCGAGCCACCAGACTTTCGAAGATATTGCACTCATGAGAGAAATCCCTGGTATGCTCGTTGTAAATCCAGCGGATGCTGTAAGCGCTAAGAAGCTTTTAAATGAAGTAGTCGATACAGATGGACCTGCTTACGTTAGATTAGGTAGATCTGGCGTTCCTGTGATTTACGATGAGAATTCGGACATCAAAGTAGGCAAGGCAAATATAGTTCGTGAAGGTAGCGACGTAACGATTATAGCTACCGGAATTATGGTAGCTGATGCGCTAGAAGCGGCTGAAGAGTTAGTAATCGAAGGTATCGATTCGCGTGTAATTGATATGCACACTATCAAGCCAATAGATGAGACGGCAATTATCAATGCAGCTAGAGAGAATGGTCCGATTGTAACTGCAGAAGAACATTCAATTATCGGTGGACTCGGTAGCGCAGTGGCAGAGGTAGTTGTTAAGAATAAACCTGTAAAAGTTGAGATGGTGGGACAGAAGGATACGTTTGGTGAATCCGGAAAACCAGCTGAGCTCAGAGAAAAATACGGACTTACAAAAGCTGATATAGTTAAGGCTGTTAAGAAAGTGCTTGCATAA
- a CDS encoding peptide MFS transporter, translated as METGVKKGRPFGFYVCSMGYTFERLSFYTVKYILAMWVAADVLKGGLGMGQVKATAISAGFVAWTYITPMFGGYIADRWVKPRWCVLIGMILMGIGYVIAWKATSLTLVYVMFVFVAVGTGLFKGNLSGITGQLFNSAEQLDSAFSIQYTFVNIGSFIGTTFVAPLATTGMFGVHVTYRTIFLITGIFLFIDAIWFFVVGGKALGEAGMSPFKKDQREFVSAEKKESEESAPLTAGDKKRVAAVLLVIVFSMVFWMLWYLAYFPAYFRFGWGDGAEYLNKANWFIGSFKVPTSWFDSVNALVCVVLGPVLAGVWLKLARRPQGDMSMYKKTGLGCGLLGLAYFVMVFADRLAGENGQCSVLWIALVCVMMSVGEMVFSPLGNSFINKLAPAKLLGLLLGTWPVAVFISQFIYPKIYAWTLTQNFSFAYGLLGGIVIAFGVILWILSKKLDSWAEQE; from the coding sequence ATGGAAACTGGTGTAAAGAAGGGTAGGCCGTTTGGTTTCTATGTATGCTCCATGGGCTATACATTTGAGAGACTTTCGTTCTACACTGTAAAGTACATCTTGGCAATGTGGGTTGCTGCAGACGTACTAAAAGGCGGTCTTGGAATGGGCCAGGTTAAGGCTACTGCGATTTCCGCAGGATTTGTAGCTTGGACATATATCACACCTATGTTCGGTGGATATATCGCTGACCGCTGGGTTAAGCCTAGATGGTGCGTACTTATCGGTATGATTCTAATGGGTATTGGTTACGTAATTGCGTGGAAGGCTACATCGCTTACACTCGTATACGTTATGTTCGTATTCGTAGCTGTTGGTACAGGTCTCTTCAAGGGTAACCTGTCCGGAATCACAGGTCAGCTATTCAACAGTGCTGAACAACTTGACTCTGCATTCTCAATTCAGTACACATTCGTTAACATCGGCTCGTTCATCGGAACAACATTCGTTGCTCCTCTCGCTACAACAGGAATGTTCGGTGTTCATGTAACTTACAGAACAATCTTCTTGATCACAGGCATCTTCCTATTCATCGATGCTATTTGGTTCTTCGTAGTTGGAGGCAAGGCTCTCGGTGAGGCTGGTATGTCACCATTCAAGAAGGATCAGAGAGAGTTCGTATCTGCTGAGAAGAAGGAAAGCGAAGAGTCAGCTCCTCTGACTGCAGGAGATAAGAAGAGAGTTGCCGCTGTACTTCTAGTTATCGTCTTCTCGATGGTATTCTGGATGCTATGGTACCTCGCTTATTTCCCAGCATACTTCAGATTTGGCTGGGGAGATGGAGCTGAGTATCTAAACAAGGCTAACTGGTTTATTGGAAGCTTCAAGGTTCCTACATCATGGTTTGACTCTGTAAACGCTCTGGTTTGCGTAGTTCTCGGTCCGGTTCTAGCTGGTGTATGGCTAAAGCTTGCTAGAAGACCTCAGGGGGACATGAGCATGTACAAGAAGACTGGTCTAGGATGCGGACTTCTCGGTCTAGCTTACTTCGTAATGGTGTTTGCTGACAGACTTGCTGGAGAGAACGGACAGTGCTCCGTACTATGGATTGCTCTTGTTTGTGTCATGATGTCGGTTGGCGAGATGGTATTCTCACCGCTTGGAAACTCATTCATCAACAAGCTTGCACCTGCTAAGCTTCTAGGTCTTCTTCTAGGAACATGGCCAGTAGCTGTATTTATTTCGCAGTTCATCTATCCTAAGATCTACGCTTGGACTCTGACTCAGAACTTCAGTTTTGCGTACGGCCTGCTTGGTGGAATCGTAATCGCATTCGGCGTAATTCTATGGATCCTCAGCAAGAAGCTTGATTCTTGGGCTGAACAGGAATAA
- a CDS encoding amino acid ABC transporter permease, whose amino-acid sequence MDAYIKGFLVSCQGIPATVFVSVLSVIMGSVVGLVIALMRTSKNRFLSGISKLYVDIVRGTPMLVQALIFAYGIPQFMQSHIFYFKWADLIIPAIIVCGLNSAAYMSEVIRSGIQAVDNGQMEAARSLGMSKGMAMRLVIIPQAIKIILPAIGNEFVTLIKETSVLSYVGVTEILRKGTLLNAATFDAFPAYIGVALAYLLLTLPLSKLIANLEHRDKGSQKKIAEEKNEPKLEGGAA is encoded by the coding sequence ATGGATGCGTATATCAAAGGGTTTTTAGTTTCGTGCCAGGGAATACCAGCAACAGTATTTGTAAGTGTTTTATCAGTTATAATGGGCTCTGTAGTCGGACTTGTGATTGCTCTTATGAGAACATCAAAGAATAGATTTTTAAGTGGAATTTCAAAGCTGTATGTTGATATAGTTAGAGGTACACCTATGCTAGTGCAAGCACTCATTTTCGCTTACGGAATACCACAGTTCATGCAATCTCATATATTTTACTTTAAATGGGCTGATTTGATCATACCAGCTATAATCGTTTGTGGTCTTAATAGTGCCGCATATATGTCAGAGGTGATTCGTAGTGGAATACAGGCTGTAGATAATGGTCAGATGGAAGCTGCTAGATCTCTAGGTATGAGCAAGGGAATGGCTATGAGACTCGTGATTATCCCACAGGCTATTAAGATTATACTGCCAGCGATAGGAAATGAGTTTGTAACACTTATCAAGGAGACATCTGTTCTGAGCTATGTTGGTGTTACTGAGATTCTGCGTAAGGGTACACTACTTAATGCGGCAACATTTGATGCGTTTCCGGCATATATAGGTGTAGCATTAGCTTATCTGCTACTAACACTACCTCTTTCTAAGCTAATCGCAAATCTTGAGCACCGTGACAAAGGAAGTCAGAAGAAGATAGCGGAAGAGAAAAATGAACCAAAGCTCGAGGGAGGAGCAGCATAA
- a CDS encoding amino acid ABC transporter ATP-binding protein: protein MIEIKKLYKSYGDNEVLKGIDQTVSEAEVLCIVGPSGSGKSTMLRCINLLEVPTSGEVYIDGELVTSQNINEIRTKMGMVFQNFNLFPHMTVLENVTCAPINVKGISKVDAEAKGMDLLTRVGLDNKANAYPRSLSGGQQQRVAIARALAMDPEIMLFDEPTSALDPEMVGEVLDVMKDLAKEGLAMIVVTHEMGFAKEVADKVIFMDEGVIVEQGTPEDVLVNPSEERTKNFLSKVLS from the coding sequence ATGATAGAGATTAAGAAGCTATATAAATCATATGGAGATAATGAAGTGCTTAAGGGCATTGACCAAACAGTAAGTGAGGCGGAGGTGCTATGTATAGTCGGCCCTTCAGGTTCTGGGAAATCCACGATGCTCAGATGCATCAACTTGCTCGAGGTTCCGACGTCTGGAGAGGTATATATAGACGGGGAGCTCGTGACGAGTCAGAATATCAACGAAATTAGAACTAAGATGGGGATGGTGTTCCAGAACTTCAATCTCTTCCCACATATGACGGTACTGGAGAACGTGACCTGTGCACCGATTAATGTTAAAGGCATTAGCAAAGTTGACGCTGAAGCTAAGGGTATGGATCTTCTTACACGAGTTGGACTCGATAACAAAGCCAACGCGTATCCGCGCTCTCTGTCTGGAGGTCAGCAGCAGCGTGTTGCAATAGCTAGGGCACTAGCTATGGATCCTGAGATAATGCTCTTTGACGAGCCTACATCTGCACTTGATCCTGAGATGGTTGGAGAGGTTCTGGATGTAATGAAGGACTTAGCCAAGGAAGGACTGGCGATGATTGTGGTTACTCATGAGATGGGTTTTGCAAAGGAAGTTGCAGATAAGGTTATCTTCATGGATGAAGGCGTTATCGTCGAGCAGGGAACACCTGAAGATGTCCTCGTAAATCCGTCAGAAGAAAGAACAAAGAACTTCCTATCTAAGGTTTTAAGCTAA
- the ftsE gene encoding cell division ATP-binding protein FtsE, protein MIEFKNVTKHYGNNVGLENATVRIEKGDFVFLVGPSGAGKTTFVRLILNEISTDKGTIVVAGKDITRLSRREIPELRQKIGMVFQDFRLLEKKTVYENVAFAMEVVHAKRKDIRSQVPYVLDLVGILDKQDRYPNELSAGEQQRVGIARAIVNNPRVLIADEPTGNLDPITAMEIMEILDKINLRGTTILMVTHAKDIVDQMNKRVVAIEDGHIVRDEQGQYGFYNEEEYYDYDEGVDKYVF, encoded by the coding sequence ATGATCGAATTTAAGAATGTTACTAAGCATTATGGCAACAACGTAGGGCTAGAGAACGCAACCGTTCGTATTGAGAAGGGCGACTTCGTCTTCCTCGTTGGACCGAGTGGTGCGGGCAAGACAACCTTTGTTAGACTGATACTTAATGAAATTAGCACAGATAAAGGCACCATTGTAGTTGCCGGTAAGGATATAACAAGACTGTCTAGGAGGGAGATTCCTGAACTGAGACAGAAGATTGGAATGGTATTCCAGGACTTCAGACTTCTTGAAAAGAAGACCGTGTATGAAAACGTCGCTTTTGCTATGGAAGTAGTTCATGCAAAACGCAAGGATATTAGAAGCCAGGTTCCATATGTGCTTGACCTTGTTGGTATTCTTGACAAGCAGGATAGATATCCTAACGAGCTTAGCGCTGGTGAGCAGCAGCGTGTTGGTATTGCTAGAGCGATTGTCAATAACCCAAGAGTTCTTATTGCCGACGAGCCAACTGGAAACCTTGACCCAATTACGGCTATGGAGATTATGGAAATTTTGGATAAGATTAACCTTCGCGGTACCACAATCCTTATGGTTACACATGCTAAGGATATCGTTGACCAGATGAATAAGCGCGTAGTAGCGATTGAAGACGGTCATATTGTCCGTGATGAACAAGGCCAATATGGATTCTATAACGAAGAAGAATACTACGATTACGACGAGGGGGTAGATAAATATGTTTTCTAG
- the ftsX gene encoding permease-like cell division protein FtsX — translation MFSRAKYTLKQSVSQIGRNKGMNITAVLAISAMMLILGLFFVAFVNVDLFANVIKQDYNIVEVFLNDNNTDAINSDIGNKLKASEGVDKVEFRSKADAIKIMKKRWGDNGYLLDSLADNPLPNSYLVYVKDKSVADKLSKNATSISGVEDIKYYQDTVEKLQRITNFIQTASIITMIFLIIVSVIIVANTIKLTVFARSKEISIMKYLGATDWFVRGPFLFEGIILGFLSAVISTALMFVIYSRLIGVVGPDIMRMLSVPVVPTGYLIPNVMLIFIALGVGVGTCGSIISIRRFLDR, via the coding sequence ATGTTTTCTAGAGCAAAGTATACTCTCAAGCAGTCGGTTTCGCAGATTGGTCGCAACAAGGGTATGAATATTACCGCTGTACTTGCGATTTCGGCTATGATGCTTATTCTCGGATTGTTCTTCGTAGCATTCGTAAATGTTGACCTTTTTGCCAATGTTATCAAACAGGACTACAACATTGTTGAGGTTTTCTTAAACGACAATAATACAGATGCTATCAATAGCGATATTGGAAATAAACTTAAGGCTTCAGAAGGAGTGGATAAGGTTGAGTTTAGATCTAAGGCAGATGCAATCAAGATCATGAAGAAACGCTGGGGGGATAACGGTTATCTTCTCGACAGCCTCGCAGACAACCCACTTCCTAACTCATACCTCGTGTATGTTAAAGATAAATCGGTCGCAGATAAACTTTCCAAGAATGCAACATCCATTTCTGGCGTTGAAGATATTAAATACTATCAGGATACAGTTGAGAAGCTGCAGAGGATAACGAACTTCATTCAGACAGCATCGATTATCACTATGATTTTCTTGATAATCGTATCGGTTATTATCGTTGCTAATACCATTAAGCTCACTGTATTCGCACGTTCCAAGGAGATAAGTATCATGAAATACCTTGGAGCGACGGATTGGTTCGTGAGAGGACCATTCTTGTTTGAAGGAATTATTCTCGGATTTTTGTCGGCGGTAATTTCAACGGCACTAATGTTCGTAATATATTCAAGGCTTATCGGTGTAGTCGGACCTGACATCATGAGGATGTTATCGGTACCGGTAGTTCCAACGGGCTATCTGATTCCTAACGTAATGCTCATATTCATTGCGCTTGGAGTAGGAGTAGGTACTTGCGGAAGTATCATCTCGATAAGAAGGTTCTTAGATAGATAA
- a CDS encoding murein hydrolase activator EnvC family protein, protein MTRVNKTKCVVVSLLALTMVVSAFVTSVPSYAASAAQKKKEAAAAGEKSAEFSAKVGEATKKVEELESNINNAQAEINATQAKLEAKKAAVSKQTEALNSRLRAMYKTGTAGFINVILSSGNVSELITNVSMVQRVLSSDKKLLSTLQKDYKEIEALQEQQIKQEKVLEKNKKEVEVTREKYKGLADEYSKQQDQLNAEGDKLAAEAAAAQAAAEEKLRRQQATQAQSQSSSSSSSSSNSSSSSRPSTPTTSSGYQWPVSGGTITSPFGWRVHPIFKTKKYHDGVDVSGLRTGTPIRAIANGYVTKASYYGGYGNCVMISIGNGYTTLYGHMSGFAVSNGQYVTKGQVVGYIGSTGWSTGPHLHFSLLKNGKYINPMSLF, encoded by the coding sequence ATGACTAGGGTGAATAAAACAAAGTGTGTAGTGGTTTCACTGCTCGCCTTAACTATGGTAGTATCGGCATTTGTAACATCTGTGCCGTCATATGCAGCTAGTGCCGCTCAAAAGAAGAAGGAAGCGGCAGCTGCAGGAGAAAAGTCTGCGGAGTTCAGCGCTAAAGTTGGTGAAGCTACTAAAAAGGTTGAAGAGCTGGAATCTAATATCAACAATGCTCAAGCGGAAATCAATGCGACACAGGCGAAGCTCGAGGCGAAAAAGGCTGCCGTAAGCAAACAGACTGAAGCTCTTAATTCGAGACTTAGAGCTATGTATAAGACTGGTACAGCAGGATTTATCAATGTTATCTTGAGCTCCGGCAATGTTAGCGAACTGATAACCAACGTTAGTATGGTACAGAGGGTACTCTCTAGCGATAAAAAGCTTCTCAGTACGCTTCAGAAGGATTATAAAGAGATTGAAGCTCTTCAGGAGCAGCAGATTAAGCAGGAAAAGGTTCTTGAGAAGAACAAAAAGGAAGTCGAAGTAACTCGTGAGAAGTATAAAGGTCTTGCGGATGAATATTCTAAACAGCAGGATCAGCTCAATGCAGAGGGCGATAAGCTAGCAGCTGAGGCAGCGGCAGCTCAGGCAGCGGCTGAGGAAAAGCTTAGAAGGCAGCAGGCGACTCAGGCTCAGAGTCAATCCTCTTCAAGTAGTTCAAGTAGCTCGAATAGCTCAAGTTCAAGCCGTCCAAGTACACCAACTACTTCAAGCGGATATCAGTGGCCGGTAAGCGGTGGAACAATAACTTCGCCTTTCGGATGGAGAGTTCACCCGATATTTAAGACTAAGAAGTATCATGATGGAGTAGATGTTTCTGGACTAAGAACTGGTACACCTATCAGAGCAATCGCTAACGGATACGTTACCAAGGCTTCATACTATGGTGGCTACGGTAACTGCGTTATGATTTCAATTGGAAATGGGTACACTACTCTATATGGACATATGAGTGGATTTGCAGTGTCTAATGGTCAGTACGTAACTAAAGGACAGGTTGTTGGATACATCGGAAGCACTGGTTGGTCGACAGGTCCTCACCTACATTTCAGTCTACTCAAGAACGGAAAGTATATTAACCCAATGAGTTTATTCTAA
- the recJ gene encoding single-stranded-DNA-specific exonuclease RecJ: MNTDIFKSTPVLNELLRIRGIDGEEELVEFLSPSPKLAYDPFLLANMHAGVDLLLDAIYSGSKIVIYGDYDCDGVTSTALLMKVIGSLTDNVTYYIPSRLDEGYGLNKSAIDQIYQDEGEVIITVDCGSVSAEEVAYANSLGIETIVTDHHTIKDVMAPGIVINPKAPEDIYPFKGLAGVGVAYKLALALSRNCGIPRSLITEVLELVAVGTIGDVMPLIDENRSLVKYGLRLMRLGFKNKGLKRLSELSGVDFNNITSTNVAFSIVPRINAAGRLGDASLGVRALLSDDDDEVESLCTKLMETNTKRRDLQKQAFENCISLADSELKNGDFLMIEAEHAHEGILGIVAGNLKERYNRPVVIVSPNDGKLKGTGRSIDGIDLYALLNRHSEYFVKFGGHKAACGFTMDTENLGKLRAALNEDVAGLLADNEKLFDKKIEADMDIAVLDASLELARALELFAPFGAGNPEPVFKFEKVQVVGWEFLSDNKHARFSVIQHGSAVQCIMFNKAMDVYGLVTSNKPLTVYGVMDINRWKDRENVQIRVLDIEET; encoded by the coding sequence ATGAATACAGATATTTTTAAGAGCACTCCAGTGCTAAACGAACTATTAAGAATAAGAGGGATTGATGGAGAAGAGGAACTCGTAGAGTTCCTCTCTCCAAGCCCTAAGCTCGCATATGATCCATTCCTGCTAGCAAATATGCATGCGGGGGTGGATTTGTTGTTAGATGCTATATACAGTGGATCCAAAATCGTTATATATGGTGACTACGACTGCGACGGCGTAACGTCAACCGCACTCCTTATGAAGGTTATTGGTTCTCTCACAGACAATGTTACGTACTATATACCCTCTAGACTTGATGAAGGGTATGGACTGAACAAGTCTGCTATAGATCAGATATATCAGGATGAGGGCGAGGTTATCATCACGGTTGACTGCGGCTCTGTATCGGCGGAAGAAGTCGCTTATGCAAATAGCCTCGGTATCGAGACTATTGTGACAGATCACCATACTATTAAAGATGTCATGGCTCCAGGAATCGTTATCAATCCCAAGGCACCGGAAGATATATACCCCTTCAAAGGTCTTGCAGGGGTGGGAGTCGCATATAAGCTTGCACTAGCTCTTAGTCGTAACTGCGGGATACCTCGCAGTCTAATCACCGAAGTTCTTGAACTCGTTGCGGTCGGAACTATCGGTGATGTGATGCCACTCATAGATGAGAATCGTTCGCTAGTAAAATATGGATTAAGGCTTATGAGACTCGGATTTAAGAATAAGGGACTAAAAAGGCTTTCAGAGCTATCAGGTGTTGATTTTAACAATATTACTTCTACGAACGTTGCCTTTTCAATTGTTCCTAGGATTAATGCTGCAGGAAGACTTGGCGATGCATCGCTTGGAGTTAGAGCATTGTTATCCGATGACGATGATGAGGTAGAGAGTCTATGCACTAAACTTATGGAGACAAATACGAAACGTCGTGACCTGCAGAAGCAAGCTTTTGAAAACTGCATAAGTCTTGCGGATAGCGAGCTCAAGAATGGTGACTTCCTTATGATTGAAGCAGAACATGCCCACGAGGGCATACTAGGAATAGTGGCAGGAAATCTCAAAGAGCGCTACAATAGACCGGTTGTAATAGTGTCACCAAACGACGGAAAACTCAAAGGAACTGGTAGGTCTATCGATGGAATAGACCTGTACGCTTTGCTGAATCGCCACTCGGAGTATTTCGTGAAGTTCGGCGGACATAAAGCCGCTTGTGGATTTACGATGGATACGGAGAATCTAGGCAAGCTAAGAGCTGCTTTAAATGAGGATGTGGCAGGACTTCTGGCGGATAATGAAAAGTTGTTTGACAAGAAAATTGAAGCGGATATGGATATTGCAGTTCTAGATGCAAGTCTAGAGCTTGCACGAGCGCTCGAACTCTTTGCACCATTTGGGGCAGGAAATCCAGAGCCAGTGTTTAAGTTCGAGAAGGTACAGGTCGTAGGTTGGGAATTTCTTTCAGACAATAAACATGCGAGATTTTCCGTGATTCAGCATGGTAGTGCCGTTCAGTGCATAATGTTTAATAAGGCGATGGATGTGTATGGGCTGGTTACTAGCAATAAACCGCTGACAGTGTACGGAGTTATGGATATAAATAGGTGGAAGGACAGGGAGAATGTTCAAATCAGAGTCCTCGACATTGAAGAGACATAG
- a CDS encoding S41 family peptidase codes for MFKSESSTLKRHRTALIAFAVGFGTAVICAVIFVYIILGGRLISQYKLDQYEALDDEFGKYYDIQKIINNKAYYKHQDSDEIDKAVALGMLKTLDDKYAEYMTEKEYEAFERRYLTSYSGVGVALKLDENDKIVVNRVLSGSAAERSGIVTGDELLKIDGKSVKSLNDAAELMGGGGDNDVEFTISRGGVVKKYKLSRSKVEDDGVTYEVQDSSKHIGYIRISTFRKGTSKSFKNAIEMLKVKDCDKIIVDIRGNTGGVVEEAFGSADIVLRKAKLGKIVSKKNIKKYTSDDNSADIKLTVLVDQDTASAAEIFTAALKANDVKIIGTKTYGKGVIQTIFKLKGGFVVKLTTAEYFDPNGKKINEKGVTPNVEVKSGDEAIQEAIKLLESK; via the coding sequence ATGTTCAAATCAGAGTCCTCGACATTGAAGAGACATAGAACAGCATTAATCGCATTTGCCGTAGGGTTCGGAACTGCGGTGATTTGTGCTGTGATTTTCGTGTATATTATATTAGGTGGTAGACTAATCTCTCAGTACAAACTCGACCAATATGAAGCTTTGGATGATGAGTTTGGCAAGTACTATGATATTCAGAAAATAATCAATAATAAAGCATACTACAAGCATCAGGACAGTGATGAAATAGATAAAGCCGTCGCCCTAGGAATGCTAAAGACACTGGATGATAAATATGCCGAATATATGACGGAGAAAGAGTACGAGGCATTTGAACGCAGATATTTAACATCGTATTCTGGTGTTGGAGTCGCACTTAAACTCGATGAAAATGATAAGATTGTAGTTAACAGGGTTCTATCGGGAAGCGCCGCAGAGCGTTCAGGCATTGTAACTGGGGATGAACTCCTTAAAATCGATGGCAAAAGTGTGAAGAGTCTAAATGATGCCGCCGAATTGATGGGAGGGGGCGGAGATAACGATGTCGAATTTACGATTTCACGAGGGGGAGTCGTTAAGAAGTACAAGCTCTCACGCTCCAAAGTAGAAGATGATGGTGTTACGTATGAGGTGCAGGACTCATCAAAACATATAGGATATATACGTATCAGCACATTTAGAAAAGGAACTTCAAAATCATTCAAAAATGCGATCGAAATGCTTAAAGTTAAGGATTGCGACAAGATAATTGTTGATATACGTGGCAATACCGGAGGTGTAGTCGAAGAAGCATTTGGCTCAGCGGATATAGTTCTTAGAAAAGCAAAGCTTGGTAAGATAGTTTCAAAGAAAAATATCAAGAAATACACTTCAGATGACAATTCGGCTGATATAAAACTTACGGTTCTTGTAGATCAGGATACAGCGAGCGCTGCTGAGATATTTACCGCTGCTTTAAAAGCAAACGATGTGAAAATAATTGGAACCAAGACGTATGGAAAAGGCGTTATTCAGACTATTTTTAAGCTAAAGGGTGGATTCGTGGTGAAACTGACGACTGCTGAGTATTTTGATCCAAACGGTAAAAAGATAAATGAGAAGGGCGTGACACCTAATGTGGAAGTAAAGTCTGGAGATGAAGCAATTCAAGAGGCGATTAAGCTGCTTGAAAGCAAGTAG
- a CDS encoding 4'-phosphopantetheinyl transferase family protein, with product MYLFYTNEYKRNSEQSRDLLAKSIRKLVEREPRLDVNPEIADLVDEELRRYIADNIELNKNGKPSITGVPDYSISHSENTWAIIFSDAPCGLDIQYNRKTKLEKIAAKFYQEDEQESVNRLGVGEFFRIWSRREALIKAVGGSVFYDAPSTMGKNAVYGDSEWRIYDISIDSEISGGDNAETISSDAHHKKSELLHAAAAVRDDSAFAGTEELQVIRLDV from the coding sequence ATGTATTTATTCTACACAAATGAATACAAGAGAAATTCTGAGCAAAGCAGAGACCTTCTAGCAAAGAGCATCAGAAAGCTTGTTGAGAGAGAACCTCGTCTAGATGTTAATCCAGAAATAGCTGATCTTGTAGATGAAGAGTTACGAAGATATATAGCGGATAATATCGAACTCAATAAGAATGGAAAGCCAAGCATAACTGGTGTTCCAGACTACTCTATCTCTCATAGTGAGAATACTTGGGCAATCATATTTTCAGATGCACCATGTGGACTCGATATACAGTATAATAGAAAAACAAAACTCGAGAAGATTGCCGCAAAGTTCTATCAGGAAGATGAACAGGAGAGTGTAAATAGACTAGGAGTAGGTGAGTTCTTCCGTATATGGTCTAGGAGAGAGGCATTAATCAAGGCTGTAGGAGGTTCTGTCTTCTACGATGCTCCGAGCACTATGGGGAAAAACGCTGTATATGGAGACTCTGAGTGGCGCATCTATGATATTTCAATAGACTCTGAAATAAGTGGCGGTGATAATGCGGAAACTATATCTAGTGATGCGCATCACAAGAAATCTGAACTTCTGCACGCAGCAGCTGCGGTAAGAGATGATTCTGCATTTGCAGGAACTGAGGAGTTACAGGTAATAAGACTCGATGTATAG
- a CDS encoding regulatory protein RecX: MGKKYGVGDEAMRYLSHRMRTEQEMRQHLKEKEYEDSEIEGAIDDLKAHHYIDDYKYALAFYRNSFEKLRGGMRAKRELEQKGVDALTADDALEDYKYEAGIDEIANARRIAIGSIYGSDVANGYGESVENMLFETSASDETEYLDERKIASIARKLENRGYTSGVIYKVISEMRSWKVKA; encoded by the coding sequence ATGGGCAAGAAATATGGTGTCGGTGATGAGGCTATGAGATACCTCTCACACCGCATGAGGACTGAGCAGGAAATGCGTCAGCACCTCAAGGAGAAGGAATATGAAGATTCTGAGATAGAGGGCGCAATCGATGACCTTAAAGCTCACCACTATATAGACGACTATAAGTATGCGCTTGCTTTCTATAGGAATTCTTTTGAGAAGCTTAGGGGCGGTATGAGAGCGAAGCGTGAACTTGAGCAGAAGGGTGTCGATGCTCTTACTGCCGATGATGCTTTAGAAGATTATAAGTACGAAGCGGGCATAGATGAGATTGCAAATGCTAGACGGATTGCAATAGGGAGCATTTATGGCTCAGACGTAGCGAACGGATACGGAGAATCGGTGGAAAACATGCTCTTTGAGACTTCAGCTAGTGACGAAACAGAATATCTTGATGAACGCAAGATAGCATCGATTGCGAGAAAGCTCGAAAATAGAGGCTATACTAGCGGTGTTATCTACAAAGTAATCTCGGAGATGCGTAGCTGGAAGGTTAAAGCGTAA